The nucleotide window TGGCTCCGCTTCGGTAAGGATTTCGAGACGCAGCACGGTGAGAAGCCGGGCTCATTCGAATACCTTATATACGGCGGCGTTTCTCTCATGTTAAAAGCGGCGGACGGCGGTGGCGGCGACGGCCGGTCGTTCCTCGAATCGCTCGAAAAGCTCGCTTCGTCTCCGGAATATAGAGTAAAGAGGGATAAGGCCGGGAGCCTTCGAATATCCCCCCTCCCGAGGATCCTCTCCGTTAGCAGGGGAGAGATTATCGAGATAATGAAGGTGAGGTAAAAGCGGGAGCGGAATGGCTCGCCGGACTAATACTCCAGGAAATCGTGCTGGCCCGGCGATATATAGCCGATTACGAATAGCGTGAACAGGATTATCCCGAAGCCGAGGACGGCGCCGAAGGCCGCCTTCTTCCCTTTCCAGCCCGAAGACAGCCTGCCGTGAAGGAGTATCGCGTAAAGGAGCCAGGTCACCATCGACCAGGTCTCCTTCTGCCCCCACACCCAGTACTCTCCCCATATCTCCTTTGCCAAAAGGAGCCCCAGCGCAAGCCCGAGCGTCAGCAGCGGAAATCCGGAAAGAAGGCATATGTGATTTATCCTGTCTAGCGTGGTGAGCGACGGCAGTTTCCGGAGGAAGCTGCCCACGTGCTTCGATTTAATCTTCCTCTCCTCGAATATGTACAGCACCCCCGATATGAAAGCCACCGTGAAGAGCGCCTCTCCCAGGAGTATAAGCACTATATGCACGAGCACCCACGGGTTCGTGAGCGAGGGGTCGTGCTCTATCATCCCCTTGGGCAGTATAACGTGCGGCAGCGTCATGATAAAAGCCAGGGGCGAGACGAAGGTCCCGATTATGGGGGCGTTGAACTTAAGCTGCGATCCTATGAACGCTATGGTGATGAAAAGGGCGAAGAGGTAAAGCGTGGTGTCGAGCCCGCCGGCTATGGGGATGCCCCTCACGAATAATATGCCGAGGCTCGCCGCCTGAAATACGGTCCCGAGGACTACTATGTAGAACCCTATCCTGAGCCCGCTTTTCTGGTTCATGAAAAGGTAGCCCATGTAAAATAAGGTGGCCACGAAGTAGCAGAGAACAGGAATCCAGTAAAAGTCCATGTCTATATTCTATTAATCGTTGTCGTTAAATACAATAAAAGCTTCTGAATTATGAAACTTTCAGGTCTGTCCGGCGCCGGGCGGGACTGCCCGGAATGGCGGGTGGCGCGTGCCGGTCAGGAATACGCCGCCTGTTTCAGGATTTCGGTCTGGTAATAGGCCGTCAGGGCATCGACCAGCTCGTCGAGCTCCCCGTTCAGTATAGCCTCTATCTTATATAAGGTAAGCCCGATCCTGTGGTCCGTTATCCTGCCGTCCCTGTAGTTATAGGTCCGTATCTTCTCGCTCCTGTCCCCCGTACCGACGAGGCTCTTTCTCGCGCTGGCTATCTCGTTCCTCCGCTTCTCCTCTTCCATCTCGTAGAGCTTCGCCCGGAGCATCCTCATCGCGTGGGCCCTGTTCTTGTGCTGAGACCTCTCGTCCTGGCACTGTACGACTATTCCCGTCGGGAGGTGCGTTATCCTTATCGCCGAGTCGGTCTTGTTCACGTGCTGCCCGCCCGGCCCGGACGCCCTGTAGGTGTCGATCTTGAGCTCCTTCTCGTCTATGTCCACCTCTACCTCGTCCGGCTCGGCAAGGATCGCGACCGTGGCGGTGGACGTATGGATCCGCCCGCTGGTCTCCGTGGACGGCACCCTCTGCACCCTGTGCACGCCGCTCTCGTACTTCATGCGGCTGTAGACGTTCTTCCCCTCTATCGCGGCCACCACTTCCTTTATCCCGCCTATGCCCGTCTCGCTTATGCTTATCACCTCGACCTTCCACCTTCTGGCCTCGGCATACTTCGAGTACATCCTGAAGAGGTCCGCCGCGAACAGGGCCGCCTCGTCGCCGCCGGTGCCGGCCCTTATTTCGAGGAAGACGTTTTTTGCGTCGTTAGGGTCCTTCGGCAAGAGCAGTGTCCTGAGCTCGTTTTCGAGCCGGGCCAGCTCTCCCTCCAGCTCCTCGAGCTCCTCGCGCGCAAGCTCCCCGAGGTCCCTGTCCTTCAGAAGGGCCCTGTTCTCCTCTATTGTTTCGAGCGTTTTCTTATAGCTCCTGTACGTCTCGACTATCTCGTCGAGGTCCGAAAGTTCCTTGGAATACTTATGAATTTCCGTCGGACTGATGTCGGGACTGTTTAAATTTCGCTCTATTTCGAGGTACTTTTGCTCGACTTCCTCGAGCCGCTTGAGCATACCGGTTTCTGGCATTTCAGCCTAATATCATCACACATCTTGCATAAATTTCAAGATAAGATTAAACTTGTGATGTGTAAGACAATGGAAACAATGGATATTCTAGAAGGCAAAATCAAAGAGGCTTTGTCGAGGAAAACAAAGCTCGAGGTGGAGCATAAAAACCTACTTGAGGAAGTGTCGAAACTCAGGGATAGTGTGAAGAAACTGGAAAAGGAAAGAGACGAAATAAGGCAGAAGCTCGACAGGGTTATAGAGAAGGTCGAGATATATTTGAGCAGGTCAGAGGCATAGGTTGAAGCGTCTTAAAATAAAGTTTTTCGACATCGAGTATTTCATTAAAACAGATGCCGAAGAGAGTTACGTTCAGGAGATAGCTTCTTATCTCGAACAGAAGATAAAGGAAATCTCCGGCCAGGAGGGCGGCGCCGCCGTGCCCAGGCCGGTTTTGCTTGCCATGCTGAAGATTACAGACGATTACTTCAAGCTACTGAAGGACTTCAAGGAATTTAAAGAAAGTGCAGAAGAGAGATCTAACAGATTGGTCAAAATATTGGATAACTCCCTCAACGATAAAGAAACATTCGGTTTGGACGAAGGCGTTCTTAGAGAAGGGCTCGGAAGAGAAGAGCTGGAAGACTCGTATAAATACAGATGATTTTGAAAAGGCTGAAGAGCTCCATTCCGTTCCCGAGGCAGGGGGTTTAAATCTTTCCAGAGAGAAAGATTCCGTCCGCTCTTTTGTTCTGGATCTGAGGATAAACAGCCGCCGTGAAGACCTCGCGCTCAAAAGCGGGTCCATATTCCGGAGGCTCGCCGCACTCGAATGCTACAGGGCAGCGGCCCGCGTAGCCCTTTATTTTCCAGTCAGAAACGAAGTCGATACATCCGCAATTTTCAGCGACGTAATCGCCTCCGGCAAGGAGGCTTATTTCCCCGTAGCCCGGCAAGGTAATCTCGTATTCCGGAGGGTGAGCGATTTGTCCGGGCTCTCCCCCGGCGCTTACGGTATTCCCGAGCCGCCGGCCTCGGCCCCGGCGGCCGACGTCTCGGGGCTCGACCTCGTCCTCGTTCCCGGCGTGGCTTTCGACGTTTCGGGAAACAGAATCGGCTACGGGAAGGGATATTACGACCGCGCGTTGTCCTCGGTCCCGCGCGGAAAGAGAATTGCCCTCGCGTACGGCTTTCAGGTGCTGAAATCCGTACCCCTGGGGGAGCATGACCTTGGCTGCGGTATGGTAATAACGGAGTCGGGGGTGTTTATTGCAAGAGAATAACAGGAGGTAGCCAAAATGTCTGCATGGATAATAGCGGCCGTGTTCGCGGCCGTGGCTTTCGTGCTGGGTTTTTTGCTTCATCACCTTTACAGACAAATGGAACTTAAAAAGAAAATTGGTCTAAAAAAGGACGAAGCCGAAATCATCATCGAAAATGCCAGAAAGGAAGCGGAAAAGGTAAGGATTCAGGGTGAATTAAAAGCAAAGGAGATAGTAGAAAAGAAGACGTCGGAAATAGAGTTCGAGGTAAGGGAGAAACAAAAAGAGCTGTTCAAGGCCGAAAAAAGGATCCAGAAGCGTGAAGAGGTACTCGACAAGAAGTACGAAGCGGTAGAAAAAAGGGAATCCGAAACGGCACGAAAAGAACGTGACCTAATCTCCAGGGATGAGGCCCTTTCCGACAAGCAGAAGGAGCTCGATTCCGTAATAGACGAAGCAAGGAAGAAAATAGAAGACATAGCCGGCATGACGCAGGAGGCCGCGAAGAACGAGCTCGTAAACATCATAGAAGACGAGGCACGCCACGAGGCCGCCAGGAAATTAAAACAGATAGAAGAGCAGCTCAACGAGGACGCCGAGCGCAGGGCCAAGGACATAATCGCCCTCGCCATACAGAAATACTCCGGCGAGTACACGAGCGAAAAGACCATCTCCGTCGTAAACCTCCCGAACGACGACATGAAGGGGAGGATTATAGGCCGCGAGGGCAGGAACATAAGGTCGATAGAGGCGAGAACCGGGGTAGACATTATAATCGACGATACCCCCGAAACGGTGGTCGTCTCGTCGCTTAACCCCATAAGGCGGGAAATAGCGAGGATATCCCTCGAAAAGCTCATCAACGACGGCAGGATACACCCGGCCCGCATAGAAGAGATAGTCTCCGACGTCGAAAAGGAAGTCGAGCGCGAGATCCAGAAGGCCGGCGAGGCGGCGCTCTTCGACCTCGGCATCCCGTCGATGCATCCCGAGCTCGTAAAGCTCGTCGGAAGGCTCAAGTACAGGACGAGCTACTCCCAGAACATACTTAACCACTCCATAGAGGTCGCGTTCATTTGCGGCATACTCGCCGCCGAGATCGGGTACGACGTAAAGCTCGCCAAGAGGGGAGGGCTCCTTCACGACATCGGCAAGGCCGTAGACCACGAGATCGAGGGCTCCCACGTCGACATCGGCGAGGACCTCGTCCGGAAATACGGCGAGCCCAAGGAGATAATAGAGGCCGTCGCCATGGCGCACGACCCTCACCCGCAGCTCCTCCTCGCCATTCTCGTCCAGGCGGCGGACGCCATCTCGGCCGCCCGTCCCGGCGCGAGGAGGGAGACGTACGAAGCCTACGTCAAGCGTATCAACGACATCGAGAGCATCGCGGGCTCGTTCCGCGGCGTCGAGAAGTGCTACGCCATACAGGCGGGCCGCGAGGTCAGGGTGATAGTCGAAAGCTCCAAGGTCAACGACGAAGAGGGCGCGCTCCTCTCGCACGAGATAGCGAAGAAGATAGAGCGCGAGGTCGCCTACCCGGGCCAGATAAAGATAACGGTAATAAGGGAAGTGAGGTCCACGGCCTTCGCGAGCTAAATATAAGGCCGTCCGTAAATACCGGAAAAACGCCCGCGGCAGTCACCAGCCCGGCCCTAAAATACAAAACCCGCCGGTCTCTCATCAGAGGCCGGCGGGTTTTTTTGTTGTCTGTTTTTTATTCGTTCGGGTTATACCGCTTTCTTGCCGAGCGCGCCCTTGGCCGCCGCGAGCCTCGCTATCGGCACCCTGAAAGGCGAGCAGCTCACGTAATCGACGCCGACGGCGTTCGAATACTCTATGGACTGCGGGTCGCCTCCGTGCTCGCCGCATATTCCGACTTTAAGCCCCGGCCTTACGCTCCTTCCCTTCTGTATGGCGAGCTTCATGAGCTCTACGACGCCCATGTCGAGCGTCAGGAACGGGTCCTTCTCCATTATCGTGACTTCCTTTCCGTTGAGCGCGACCTTGTTGTTCATGTAGGTCTTTATTATCTTCCCCGAGTCGTCCCTCGAAAGCCCGAACAGCATCTGCGTAAGGTCGTTCGTCCCGAAGGAGAAGAACTCGGCCTCGGTCGCTATCTGGTCTGCGGTAACGGCGGCGCGCGGCACCTCTATCATGGTGCCTATCTTGTACTGGATTTTCTTCTTCGAGCCGGCGAGGACTTCCTTCGCCACCTCTTCTATAACGTCCTTCTGTGACTTCATCTCGGTAACCATCGACACGAGCGGCACCATTATCTCCGGCAGCACCTTTTCGCCCTCCTCGGCCACCTCTCTCGCGGCCTCCAGAATAGCCCTCGCCTGCATCCTCGTGATGTCCGGGATCAGTATTCCGAGCCTGCATCCCCTGAGCCCGAGCATGGGGTTGAATTCGTGTAGCTCCTCCACCCTTTCCAGGAGGAGTCTTTTCTTTTCGAGAAGATGGGACGATCCCTTCTTACGCTCCAGCTCTTTTATTTCGAGCTTGAGCTCGTCACGCTTTGGAAGGAACTCGTGGAGCGGCGGATCGAGGAGCCTTATTGTAACCGGGTACCCCTTCATGTTCCTGAAGAGCTCCTTGAAGTCCTTCTTCTGCATCGGGAGGAGCTTCGCAAGGTACTTGGCCCTCTCCTCGGGCGTCTGCGAGAGGATCATGTCCTGCATTATGCCTATCCTGTCCTTGGCGAAGAACATGTGCTCCGTCCTGCAGAGCCCTATGCCCTCGGCCCCGAACCTGTAGGCTATCTTCGTATCCTCCGGGGTGTCGGCGTTCGTCCTTACGCCGATGGTCCTTGTCTTGTCGGCCCATCCGAGTATCGTCGAGAATATCCGGTAATTCTCCGATTCCTCGGGCCTGAGCTTGTCCTCCACCACCTGTATTATGTCCGACGGTATCACGGGGACGTGGCCCGAATACACCTTGCCCACGAACCCGTCGAGGGATATGTAATCCCCCTCCTTCACCTTATACTCGCCCGAGTGGAAACACTTCTTCTTCTCGTCGATTATTATGTCCTCTGCCCCGACGATACATACCTTCCCCATCTGCCTTCCGACGACGGCCGCGTGGCTCGTCCTTCCGCCCCTGGCGGTGAGGACTCCCTCGGACGCCGCCATTCCCTTTATGTCGTCGGCGCTCGTCTCTTTCCTGACGAGTATCACCTTAAACCCCTCTCCCCTCATCTTTACCGCTGTGTCGGCGTCGAGCGCCACCTTTCCGGATACCGCTCCGGGCGATGCCGCGAGCCCGCTCGCGATCTCGCTCTGCTTCTCCCTGGCGACAGGGTCGAATATCGGGAAGAGGAACTGCTCCAAATGCTCGGGCTCTATCCTCGTCAAGGCCTCTTCCTTTGTAATGAGCTTTTCCTTTACCATGTCGTATGCAATTCGGAGGGCGGCGAGGCCGGTCCTCTTTCCGTTACGCGTCTGGAGGAAATAAAGCTTTCCCTTCTCTATGGTGAACTCGAAGTCCTGCATGTCCTTGAAATGATTTTCGAGTATCTTCGCGATCTTCACCAGCTCCTTGTAAACCTTGGGAAGCTCGCGCTCGAGCTCCTCTATGTGCTTGGGCGTCCTTATTCCGGCGACGAGGTCCTCGCCCTGTGCGTTCATGAGGCACTCGGCGTAAAGGCTCTTCTCGCCGGTGGCGGGGTCCCTAGTAAAGCCGACCCCCGTTCCCGAATCGTCGCTCATGTTGCCGAACACCATCGCCTGCACGTTCGCGGCCGTGCCTATGTCGTCCGGTATGCCGTACTGCTTCCTGTAAAAGATCGCCCTCTGGTTGTTCCACGAGAGGAACACGGCGTTTATCGCCATGTAGAGCTGGTCCAGGGGGCTCTGGGGGAAGTCCTTTTTCGTCTTCG belongs to Thermodesulfobacteriota bacterium and includes:
- the rny gene encoding ribonuclease Y, whose amino-acid sequence is MSAWIIAAVFAAVAFVLGFLLHHLYRQMELKKKIGLKKDEAEIIIENARKEAEKVRIQGELKAKEIVEKKTSEIEFEVREKQKELFKAEKRIQKREEVLDKKYEAVEKRESETARKERDLISRDEALSDKQKELDSVIDEARKKIEDIAGMTQEAAKNELVNIIEDEARHEAARKLKQIEEQLNEDAERRAKDIIALAIQKYSGEYTSEKTISVVNLPNDDMKGRIIGREGRNIRSIEARTGVDIIIDDTPETVVVSSLNPIRREIARISLEKLINDGRIHPARIEEIVSDVEKEVEREIQKAGEAALFDLGIPSMHPELVKLVGRLKYRTSYSQNILNHSIEVAFICGILAAEIGYDVKLAKRGGLLHDIGKAVDHEIEGSHVDIGEDLVRKYGEPKEIIEAVAMAHDPHPQLLLAILVQAADAISAARPGARRETYEAYVKRINDIESIAGSFRGVEKCYAIQAGREVRVIVESSKVNDEEGALLSHEIAKKIEREVAYPGQIKITVIREVRSTAFAS
- the ppdK gene encoding pyruvate, phosphate dikinase, giving the protein MKKFVYLFGNGKAEGKGDMKDLLGGKGAGLAEMTRIGIPVPPGFTISTEACKEFYDNGGKLPAGIVKEIEQNLGKFEKLIDKKFGDPDNPLLVSVRSGAKFSMPGMMDTILNLGLNDETAERLSRKTDNPLFVWDAYRRLVQMFSDVVLGIDKEEFEHIFDEVKRKAGIKDDTRLTPEVVKEVIKKSKQLVKSKTKKDFPQSPLDQLYMAINAVFLSWNNQRAIFYRKQYGIPDDIGTAANVQAMVFGNMSDDSGTGVGFTRDPATGEKSLYAECLMNAQGEDLVAGIRTPKHIEELERELPKVYKELVKIAKILENHFKDMQDFEFTIEKGKLYFLQTRNGKRTGLAALRIAYDMVKEKLITKEEALTRIEPEHLEQFLFPIFDPVAREKQSEIASGLAASPGAVSGKVALDADTAVKMRGEGFKVILVRKETSADDIKGMAASEGVLTARGGRTSHAAVVGRQMGKVCIVGAEDIIIDEKKKCFHSGEYKVKEGDYISLDGFVGKVYSGHVPVIPSDIIQVVEDKLRPEESENYRIFSTILGWADKTRTIGVRTNADTPEDTKIAYRFGAEGIGLCRTEHMFFAKDRIGIMQDMILSQTPEERAKYLAKLLPMQKKDFKELFRNMKGYPVTIRLLDPPLHEFLPKRDELKLEIKELERKKGSSHLLEKKRLLLERVEELHEFNPMLGLRGCRLGILIPDITRMQARAILEAAREVAEEGEKVLPEIMVPLVSMVTEMKSQKDVIEEVAKEVLAGSKKKIQYKIGTMIEVPRAAVTADQIATEAEFFSFGTNDLTQMLFGLSRDDSGKIIKTYMNNKVALNGKEVTIMEKDPFLTLDMGVVELMKLAIQKGRSVRPGLKVGICGEHGGDPQSIEYSNAVGVDYVSCSPFRVPIARLAAAKGALGKKAV
- a CDS encoding cell division protein ZapA; translation: MKRLKIKFFDIEYFIKTDAEESYVQEIASYLEQKIKEISGQEGGAAVPRPVLLAMLKITDDYFKLLKDFKEFKESAEERSNRLVKILDNSLNDKETFGLDEGVLREGLGREELEDSYKYR
- a CDS encoding 5-formyltetrahydrofolate cyclo-ligase, with translation MNSRREDLALKSGSIFRRLAALECYRAAARVALYFPVRNEVDTSAIFSDVIASGKEAYFPVARQGNLVFRRVSDLSGLSPGAYGIPEPPASAPAADVSGLDLVLVPGVAFDVSGNRIGYGKGYYDRALSSVPRGKRIALAYGFQVLKSVPLGEHDLGCGMVITESGVFIARE
- the prfA gene encoding peptide chain release factor 1, which translates into the protein MLKRLEEVEQKYLEIERNLNSPDISPTEIHKYSKELSDLDEIVETYRSYKKTLETIEENRALLKDRDLGELAREELEELEGELARLENELRTLLLPKDPNDAKNVFLEIRAGTGGDEAALFAADLFRMYSKYAEARRWKVEVISISETGIGGIKEVVAAIEGKNVYSRMKYESGVHRVQRVPSTETSGRIHTSTATVAILAEPDEVEVDIDEKELKIDTYRASGPGGQHVNKTDSAIRITHLPTGIVVQCQDERSQHKNRAHAMRMLRAKLYEMEEEKRRNEIASARKSLVGTGDRSEKIRTYNYRDGRITDHRIGLTLYKIEAILNGELDELVDALTAYYQTEILKQAAYS
- the ccsA gene encoding cytochrome c biogenesis protein CcsA, with amino-acid sequence MDFYWIPVLCYFVATLFYMGYLFMNQKSGLRIGFYIVVLGTVFQAASLGILFVRGIPIAGGLDTTLYLFALFITIAFIGSQLKFNAPIIGTFVSPLAFIMTLPHVILPKGMIEHDPSLTNPWVLVHIVLILLGEALFTVAFISGVLYIFEERKIKSKHVGSFLRKLPSLTTLDRINHICLLSGFPLLTLGLALGLLLAKEIWGEYWVWGQKETWSMVTWLLYAILLHGRLSSGWKGKKAAFGAVLGFGIILFTLFVIGYISPGQHDFLEY